AATCCGCATTGGAAAAAAGACTGCTGGGAAGATGTAAAAAAATTTAAAAGCTTGTTAGACCAGCTTTAGTATTCAGAATAGTAAGGAAAAAAATTAAGTTTTATGGCTAAGAGAAAGCAGCTTCCTACTGATTTAGAGAAATTAAAAGCTACAACGTTACAGCCTCCTGCAGCTGTTGAAGTGGAGATGTCTGTTATTGGCGCAATGTTAATTGATAACGAGGCAGTGCCGAAAGCAGTTGAGATTTTAAAACCTGAGGCTTTTTTTGATAAAAAGAACAAAATTATTTTCGAAGCGATTGTCTCCTTATATCAGGCAGATGAGCCAATTGATACTGTAACTGTTTATGAAGAATTAAAGAAATCTAATTTAACTGAGGAAGCAGGTGGCGCTGCCTACCTAAGTAAATTAACTCAGGATATTACTTCGGCAGCTAATGTTGATTATCATGCCAGAGTTGTATTAGAAAAATGGATATTAAGACAATTGATTTCTGCATCTATGGAAATTGCAAACTCCGCTTATCTTGGTCAAGAAGATGTTTTTGATCTACTTGATGCTGCTGAATCTAAAATATTTCAAATTTCTGAGGAAGGGATTAAAGAATCGTTCAAGTCAATGGATAAAGCTGTAAAAGAAGCGCTTGAACTTATTGAAGCAATACACTCAAAAAATATCTCAGCTCACTCAGTACCCACAGGTTTCTTTGAATTGGATGAACTTTTAGGCGGTCTGCAAAAATCGGATTTAATAGTAGTAGCAGCCAGACCATCAATGGGCAAGACTGCCTTTGCTTTATCGCTTGCTAGAAACGCAGCTGTAGAACATAAAGTTCCGATTGGTATTTTTAGTCTCGAAATGTCAACTATTCAGCTTGTTACAAGGTTAATTTCTGCTGAAGCGAAAATTAATGCTCATTCAATTAGGACAGGCAAATTTAAAGCTGAAGATGGAGCTAAGATTAGCAGGACAGTTCACAAGTTAAGTAAAGCTCCTATTTTTATTGATGATACTCCAGCCATTTCAATTCTTGAAATTAGAGCAAAAGCAAGAAGATTAAAAAATGAAAAAGGAATAGGATTAATTGTAATAGATTACCTGCAATTGATAAATCCATCGTTTACAGCAGATAGCCGGGAAAGAGAAATTTCTATGATATCCCGCTCATTAAAATCTTTAGCAAAAGAATTAAATATTCCTGTAATTGCTTTGTCTCAATTAAATCGTGCAGTAGAGTTACGTGCCGATAAGAGACCTCAACTTTCAGATTTGCGTGAGTCGGGCTCTATAGAACAAGATGCTGATGTTGTAATATTTTTATACAGACCAGAAATGTATGGCATTGAAAATTTTTCCTCTGGAAATCTTGCTGGTAAATCAACAGAAGGAATAGCCGAAATTATTGTGGGTAAACAAAGAAACGGTCCAACTGGAGAGGTGTTCTTAAAATTTACTAAAGATTTTACTCGTTTTGAGAATCTTGAATTATTTAGAGAAGCTATTCCGCAAATTGAACAAACATCTCCAACTAAAGAGGATTTACCTATATGACAACAGCAAGCTTTCGTTCACAGTTAGTTGGCTTACTTTTGTTTTTATTTTTTACTTCTTTTATCAATGGCCAGGTTATTTATACACAGCAAGATGCTGATATTTGTAAATCCAAATTTAATCTTGCAGTAGAAAAGAAATTAATAAATTATCCAATTAATGAAGTGATTGTTGAAATAGGGAAAAGTTTTTTAGGTACTGAATATGAAGCCCATACCCTTGATCAAGACAGTGTTGAAAAATTAGTTATTCATTTAACAGGATTAGATTGCTATACTTTTCTGGAAAGCTCTTTAGTTTTTGCACGATGCATAAAAGAAAACAAGCTAACCTTCAAAGATTATCAAAGGGAGTTAATCAATATTCGTTATAGAGATGGTAAATTAAGTGATTATCTTTCACGGCTGCACTATTTTTCGGATTGGATTTACGATATTGATAAACGAGGAATTGGGGAAAATATTACACAAAAAATTGGCGGTATTCCTTACAACAAAAAAATTAATTTTATGAGCACTCATCAAGATTTATATAAACAACTTAAGGGTAATCCGAAATTTTTACGTGAAATAATACAAATCGAAAAAAATATAAGCAGTAGAGAAAATTACTATATACCTGAAGATTCAATTGCCAAGTGTGAAGAAAGAATTCAAAGCGGCGACATAATAGGTATAACCACAAATGTTAAAGGATTAGACATTGCTCATACTGGCATTGCAATTCGAATGGAAGATGGAAGAATTCATTTTTTACATGCACCTGATGTTGGTCATAAAGTACAAATTACAGATAAGCCGCTTGCCGATTACATAAAAGGGAACAAGAAACAAACCGGTATCATGGTTCTAAGAGTGAACGAACCACAATAAACTAATAATTTTTATTTCCCAAATTTTTTGCAACTGAGGAAATAAAATTTGAAGGTTCTTTCGAATTGTTTTAGCTTCTTCGATTTTCATTTTCTTGTTTTAAATATCTCTGTCCTATAGCTTAAAGAAGAAATTATTTTTTAACTAAGCTAAGCAGTAACTTTATGTTCTGCAAATCTTCTTTTTGATCCTTTCCCTTTGGTGTTTCAAGAATTTTTGGCACTCTTTCCAATTTTTTATCATTCATAATATTTGTGAAGCCTTCTGTACCAATAAATCCTTTTCCAATGTGTTCATGTCGATCAACGCGGCTGCCCAATTCCTTTTTGCTGTCGTTCATGTGAATGCACTTTAATTTTTCCAGACCAATAATATCGTTAAACTCTTTTATTACTTTTTTATATTGCTTCGAGTCTCTTATATCATAACCAGCAGCGAAGATGTGAGCGGTGTCTATGCAAACACTCATTCTTTCTGGTTCTTCAACTAAGTCAATAATTTTTCTTAATTGTTCAAATCTGTAACCGAGTGCTGTTCCCTGTCCTGCGGTAGCTTCAAGCATGCTTTTAGTCTTGTAGCCTTTGGTTTTTTGATGAACAATGTTAAGAGATTCTGCAATTAATTTTATTCCTAATTCTTCTCCTTGTCCACCGTGAGCACCAGGGTGGAAATTTAAATATGGGATTCCGAGTTGTTCACATCTTTCAAGTTCTTTTAAAAAAGCTTCACGCGATTTTTTTAACATCATTGGGTCCTTTGAGCAAAGATTGATAAGATAAGAATCGTGAGATACAACAAATTTTATGTTAGAAGCTAATAGTTTGCTCTTAAAGTCGTTTATTTCCTTTTCGCTTAGGTCTTTCGCAAAATATTGATTATTATTTTTTGTAAAAATTTGTATAGCTGTGAACCCAAGTTTTTCGGCAGTATCAATTGCAGATGCTGGTCCACCAGTAACAAAAGTATGTGCACCTAATAAATGCGTCATCTTTTAGTCCTTAATTTTAGTTGAATAATTTACTAGTTATTAATGTATTTTTGTAAGCTTCTTGCTGTGTTTTTATGAATTACGCTGAGTAATAATATAATTTTATTTATTGAAATGAATAAAAATAACAATGAATATTACATAAAAAAATGCTTTGAATTAGCAAAGAAGGGCGAAGGATATGTTAGTCCAAATCCACTTGTAGGAGCGGTAATTGTCAAGAATGGTAAAATAATTTCTGAGGGATGGCATGAAAAGTATGGCTTTCTTCACGCAGAAGCTTCTGCTATTTATAATGCTAAAGAGGATTTGACAGGCTCAACATTATATTGCAATCTTGAACCATGCTGCCACACTAATAAAAAGACACCACCCTGCGTTCCTTTGATAATTAAAAGCGGCATTAAGAGAGTTGTAATCAGTAATATTGATCCAAATCCCGAAGTCAATGGAAAAGGAATTGAACAATTGAGAGCGACGGGAATAGAAGTTGAAGTTGGAGTTAGTGAAGAGGAAGGGAAATTTCTAAATAAATTTTTTTTCAAGTTCATAAAAGAGAAAATTCCTTATGTAACTCTAAAAGTTGCCCAGTCAACAGATGGAAAAATTACTGAGGAAATTGGAAAGCGTACTCAAATAACTGGTCAACAATCACAAATTTTTGTCCACGAACAGAGAAGTAAATACGATGCTGTTTTTGTTGGTGCTGGAACAGTTAATATTGATAACCCTTCTTTAGATGTTCGTTTTACTAAAGGAAGAAACCCGCTTAGAATAATTATTGATGGCAAATTAAATGCTAATATAAACTCCAGAATTTTTGAAAAAGAAAAAGAAAGAACATGGGTGATTACTTCTTTGCTTAATAGTTCCGATAAAAAAGATAATTTTAAGAAACTAGGAATTAAGTTGTTGGAGCTGCCCTCGGATAAAAATGGAGTAATTGATTTAAAGACTGTGCTGAAAAAACTTGGGGAAGAGGAAATTACATCATTATTTGTTGAGGGCGGTGCGCAGGTTTTTAATCAGTTTTATGAAGAAAATTTATTTGATGAAATCATTATTCTGAAAGCACCTTCAATTTTCCCTAAGGGATTAAACGCATTTGCTTCTTTAGATGAAAAAAAATTAAAATTGATTGAAGTTGAAAAATTAGGCGTGGATGAAAAAATCGTTTACTTTAACTCAAAATAGAGAATGTTAACGTAAAACAAACTAAATGATTAAATTTGGGCTATGTTTACGGGAATTATAGAAGAAGTTGGAAAAATAACAGCAGTAAAGCTACTGCGAGATGGTAAGCGAATAAAAATTAATGCGGATAAAATTTTAAAAGAAACTTCGACCGGCGATTCAATTTCTGTAAATGGTGTTTGCCTTACAGTGATTAAGCTGGAAAAAGATGGTTTTTGGATAGAAGCTGTAGGTGAAACAATTAGTAAAACTGCATTATCGAAAATAAGCCTAAATGAAAAAGTAAACTTGGAACGGGCTCTCAGATTGACAGATAGATTAGGTGGACACATTGTGTTGGGACATGTAAACGGAATTGGTAAAATAACAGCTTTAACTAAAATAGCTGAGAATTATAAATTAGAAATAGCTTTACCTTCCAACTTAATGAAGTATGTTGTTGAGGAAGGTTCAATAGCAGTTGATGGAATTAGTCTCACTGTAGCAGCTATTAATGCAAATAAAATTAAAATTTCGATAATTCCTTTTACATTTGAAAACACTAACTTGAAGTCAAAAAAGAGCGGCTGTCTGGTAAATATTGAAGTTGATATCCTTTCAAAATATTTAGAAAGATTAATACCGGCTAAAAAATCTAAATTAGAAAATCAAAAACTTTCGGATGGACTAGAATTCTAAACAGTTTGATAATGAAAAGGGAAATTAAATGGACTCAAAAGATAATTTTAACAGAATTGAAGAAGCAATTGAAGATATTAAAAAAGGGAAAATGGTTATTGTTGTTGATGACCCAGAAAGGGAAAACGAAGGCGATTTAATAATTTCAGCAGAAAAGATAACTCCAGCTGACGTAAATTTTATTACAAGGGAAGCACGAGGAATATTATGCGTTGCAATTGATGAAGAAAAGGCAAAGAAACTTAACCTTGAATTAATGGTAACTGATAATACAGCTTTAAATCAAACTTCTTTTACTGTAACAATTGATTATAAGATTGGAACTACAACTGGAGTTTCTGCTTATGACAGAGCAAAAACAATAAATGCTGTAGCTAATCAAGATAGCCGAGCAGAAGATTTTGCAAGACCAGGTCATATATTTCCATTAATAGCCAAAAATGGTGGTGTACTGAAAAGAGCTGGTCATACTGAAGCTGCAGTAGATTTAATGAAACTTGCTAATTTATCGCCAGTTGGAGCATTGTGTGAAATTATGGCGGAAGACGGCACAATGGCTCGTATACCACAATTACTAAATTTTGCTAAAAAGTATAACTTAAAAATAATTACAATTGCTGACCTGATTGAATTTAGAAGAAGAAAAGAAAAATTAGTAAAAGAGCTTACCGTTGTTAACTTCCCATCTAAATATGGGAATTTTAAACTGCATCTATTTCAAAACTTAATTGACCCAAATGATACTCCAGTTGCAATTGTGAAAGGGAAATTAGACGAAGAACCAACTCTTGTCCGCGTGCATTCTGAATGCCTTACGGGAGATGTGTTTGGTTCAAAAAGATGTGATTGTGGTGACCAGCTTACTAAAGCACTTGAAATGATTGAAAAAGAAGGTAAGGGCGTTGTGCTTTATATGAGACAGGAAGGACGCGGTATTGGTCTTGTTAATAAAATTTTTGCTTATGATTTACAAGATAAAGGCAAAGATACTGTGGAGGCTAATGAACTACTTGGATTTAAAGCTGACCTTAGAAATTATGGGATTGGCGCACAAGTGTTAAAAGAACTAGGCTTAAAAAAATTGCGCTTAATGACCAATAATCCAATGAAAATAATTGGTTTGAAAGGATATGATTTGCAAATTGTTGAACGTGTTCCTATTGAAATTCACCCTAATGAAGTAAATGAAAAATATTTACGAACTAAAAGTGAAAAACTCGGTCACCTAATTCTTAAAAAAGATTCATAATTTATAATAGATGCCGTTGACAATAAAGAACGCTGTTAATAATGCTCCTCAGCTCTCTGTGGAGTCTCAATTTAAGTTTCTTGTTACGCAGAGAACTATAGAGTGATAAATTAAACTCAGGCTTAAAATTGATTCGTCGAATGAGTTTAATAACTTTGCAAAATTTTATTTTTTGGTTACACAAAGTTCCATAAAGGAACTAAATAAACTTAACTTTTTCTTTCTGTAACATAGAAAAATGCAACGAATTAGAAGTTAGAAATAGAAAGAAAAAATACGATTTAATTATCATTGGAGAAGTTAAATGAACAATCTAATTGAAGGACATTTATCAGCAAAGGGCAAAAGATTTGCTCTTATTGTTTCTCGTTTCAATGAATTTATTTCCAAAAATTTGCATGCCGGTGCAATTGATTGTCTTTTGAGACATGGCGCAGAAGAAAAAAATATTACAACAATTTATGTTCCCGGTGCTTTCGAAATTCCATTAATTGCTAAAAAAGTCTCGCTTTCGAAAAATTTTGATGCTGTTGTTTGTCTTGGTGCTGTAATTCGGGGTGATACTCCTCATTTTGATTACATTGCTGCCGAAGTTTCTAAAGGTATAGCAAATGTAGGATTAGAAACAGGCGTGCCTGTAATATTTGGAGTTATTACCAGCGATACCATTGAACAAGCAATTGAAAGAGCAGGTACAAAAGCAGGCAATAAAGGTTGGGATGCAGCACTTTCAGCTATTGAAATGGCTGATTTGTTAACTAAATTATAAACTTAACATTTTTTTATTAAGAAATTTATTTGTGATGACAACATTGCAGCTTAAACTTCAATCAGCAGTTTTAACTGACTTGTTGAATATTGGAACATTTTGCTGATTTATATCTAATAAAATTATGATCACTTAATTTAGTTCCGGTTACTGATGTTAAATCCAAACAATAATTATTAGCAAAGGACTCATTTGAATTTTCATGAATTCTTTAGGTTAAGGATTTTATTTAATTATTAGTAATTTCAAAATTTTTTAGGTCGGCGCTGTGTAGATTGCAAGTTTGATAAATCAACTGCTGGTCTGTATTTAATAAATCTGTAATATTACTTATCTTTGAACTACTTTAATAAAAAGAATGATAAAATTTAGTAAAGAAATAAATGAGGAAAACCAACGTAAAGAGAATAATTTTTCTTGATTTAATGCGGGCACTGGCCGTCTTGATGATGGTGGAAGGGCATACTGTCGATACATTTCTTGCGGATCAGTTTAGGGATTATTCTTCAGTAGGATATAACATCTGGCTAACAATACGTGGCTTTACAGCACCTATTTTTATGTTCACTTCTGGAGTAGTTTTCACTTATTTGCTCAAACTTCAGGACCTCCCTTTTAAAGAAAACCCACGCGTTTATAAAGGCTTAAAAAGGTTTGTCACCTTAGTTTTAATAGGGTATGTATTAAGGTTCCCTACATATAAGATCTTTGATTACAATGAGGTAACTAAAGAACAATGGCTTTCCTTTTTTGCTGTGGATGCTCTTCATTTAATTGGTTTTGGTCTGCTGTTTATTATTGGATTATTATTTATTGCCGATAAATTAAAAGCAAAAGACAGCTACTTATTGTTAAGCGGCGCATGTTTCTTTTTTGTTGCCTACTTATTTGTAGAAAATATAAATTGGATTGATTTTTTCCCGGCACCCTTAGCAGCATATTTTTATAGTAAATCTGGTTCGTTGTTTCCACTTTTCCCATGGTCGGGTTATGTAATAACAGGGGCAATTTTAGGGCAATACCTTGCAAAAAACCCCGATGCATTTACAACTAAATCTTTTTCGATGAAACTCTCAATTGTTGGTATTGCATTGCTTTTAACATCGTTTATTTTTCACTACATAGAAGATTTATTTTATGGAAATAAGCAGTTTTGGACAGACCAATTTGCTCTTATTTTTTATCGACTTGGAGTTGTTTTATTGTTAAACTCTGCTATGTCTTTTTTAGCGGCTAAAATTAAAAACATACCTGAATTAGTAAAACAAATAGGCAGAAATACGCTTCTTATTTATGCAGTTCATGTAGTCATTTTATATGGAAGTGCTTGGTTCCCCGGCTTTTATAAGTATTTTGCAAGGACATTAAGTTTTAGTGAGTCACTTTTTGCAGCTTTGTTGATGATTTTATTGATGGTATGGATGGTAAAGTTAATTCAAAGATATAAAGATTATCAGAAAAAGAAATTAGCTGTAGCCGAAATTTGATCTTGCTTTTTGATAAAATTATTTGAAATCATGAGAAAATCAATTACTACAAATCCCGATTTAAAAGAAGAAGAGCAACAGTTTGAGCAAACGCTTCGCCCTCAAACCTTTGATGAATTTGTTGGACAAACAAAAATTACTGATAATTTTAAAGTTTTTATTGGCGCTGCTCTAAAAAGAAATGAAAGTTTGGACCATGTTTTATTAACAGGTCCCCCAGGCTTGGGTAAAACTACTCTTGCTCATATAATTGCAAATGAATTAGGTGCTAAAATTAAAATAACTTCTGGACCGGTATTAGAAAAGCCAGGCGACTTGGCAGGCATTTTAACTAATCTTGAAGAAAAATCTGTGTTGTTTATCGACGAAATACATCGACTTAGTCCAGTTGTCGAAGAATATCTTTATTCGGCTATGGAGGATTTTAAGCTTGACATAATGATTGATTCTGGTCCTAATGCCCGTACCGTACAAATTAAACTACCCAAATATACCTTGATAGGTGCTACAACCAGGGCGGGGCTGCTGACTGCCCCTTTGCGCGATAGATTTGGAATTAAATCACGACTTGATTACTATGATAGCGAATTGATAGGGAAAATAATAAGACGCTCCTCAAAAATTCTTAGTATAAAAATTGATGAAGATGCAGCTGATGAAATAGCTAAACGCTCCAGAGGAACCCCACGTATTGCAAATCGACTTCTAAGAAGAACGCGTGATTTTGCTGATTATGAAAATAAGAGCGTTATCGATGTTCAAACTGCTAAAAAAGCTCTTTCAGCACTTGAAGTTGATGAGTTCGGTCTCGATGAAATGGATAAAGAAATTATTCTTACTATAATCGAAAAGTTTAATGGTGGACCAGTAGGATTAAATACCCTTTCTGTAGCAGTAAATGAAGATCCTGGAACGATAGAAGAAGTTTATGAACCCTTTTTAATTCAGCAAGGGTTCATACAGCGAACGCCTCGAGGAAGAGAAGCAACAGAACTTAGTTACAAGAGATTTAATAAGCAACGTACAAAATTTGACGAGCAGAATAGTTTATTTTCCTGAAATGATAACAATAAAAAATATAAAAATTGGTAATGGCAATCCTATTGTGTTGATAGCAGGACCATGCGTAGTTGAAAATGAAACTATCACAATGAATACCGCAAATGAAATAAAAAAAATAACATCTGAGTTAAAAATTCCATTCATTTTTAAATCGAGTTATAAAAAAGCTAATAGAACAAGCATTAATTCTTTTACTGGCTTAGAATATTCAGAAGCTGTCAGAATCCTAAAAAAAGTTAAAAATGAATTTGACCTACCCTTACTTACAGATGTTCATACAGAAAAAGAAGCCGAATTAGCTGCTGAGTTTGCAGATGTAATTCAAATTCCGGCATTTTTATCAAGACAAACCGACTTATTAATTGCTGCTGGTAAGACTGGGAAAGTAATTAATGTAAAAAAAGGACAGTTTTTAGCTCCAGATGATATGATTCATGTGATAACTAAAATAGAATCTACAGGCAATAAAAATATTTTGTTAACTGAAAGAGGAACAACCTTTGGTTATCATGACCTGGTTGTTGATATGAGGTCGCTTGAAATTATGAAAAGTTTTGGTTTCCCAGTTATTATGGACGCAACTCATTCAGTACAAATGCCAAGCAAAGGGGAAAAAACAGGTGGACAACCTGAATTTATTCCAGTTTTAGCTCGCGCTGCAACAGCAGTTGGTATTGATGGACTGTTTTTAGAAGTACACCCCAATCCTTCAAATGCTTTGAGTGATGCTGCTTCTCAACTTCCTCTTAATAAGTTATTTGATTTGCTGGTTGTTATCATTAACATTGATAAATTAATTAAGAATGCTAAATAAAACCCAACTCGATTTCTCAAAAATAAAATTAATCATTCTTGATCTTGAAGGTGTTCTATTGCAAAAAAATGAACCTGAAGATGATGTGATTTCTCAGTTGCAAAATTTTGTAAGGGACCTTAAGCAGTTAAATTGCAAGGTGTGCATAATTACTGCCGGCAAAAATAAAATTATAAAAAAACTTAATTCGATTGAAAACTTAATAATACTTGATTCTGCACTGGATAAATTAACAACAGTACAAAAACTATTAAATAGTGTACATGTTAATTTTGATAATGTGTTTTATATTGGTGATGAAGTATTTGACATACCTTTATTGGTAAAATGTGGTATTAGTGCTGCACCTAAAACAGCAAGTAGAACAGTAAAAAGAAACGTAAATATAATTATAGATAATTCAAGCACAGAAAAACTCCTAAACTCTATCTTAAGTTATAAGAAGAGTTTTTCTATTTAGTTTTGCAACTGAAAAAACATAATCTTATGAATGAGTTTCCTCGTAAATTGTTTGACTATGAAAAAGAATGGCTTTTTACAGCTTTGCCTAAAAATAAACTTGGCTATAAACTTTACCGGGATAAAATTGAGTCGTTATTTGTAATTGGTAATGGACGTTTTGGAGGTAAAAATTTTGTACTCGGCCCAGCTAATTCTAAGGTTGACCTCGATGTTCCTACCTCAGCCGTTTTTGCTGTATCTTATGTTTTCTTTGATTCATGCGAGGTTTATGTAGTGATTCACGAAGAACAATATGAGCAAATTGAAATTGATTTTAGGCTTAACAAAGGTGACGATTTTCCAATAGGCATGAGACCCAAGAAATACTGGTCGTATTCTGACTGGAATCCAGGTCAAAAAGCTCCGTTCGATAATTCTTATGTAAGAGAAGTTCACTTAATAAAAAACAAGTTGATTTTAGCCATAGCACCCGCACATAAAAGAATATGGATATATGAATTTTCTAGTAAAGTAAACTATTTTGTACCAGTTACAAATTTATTTAACGAGATAAGAATTTTAAAAGGAATAAAAGATCCTCAATTAGCATTAAATCCAAATAGCTTTTTTACAAATCTCGATTTATTTAGCGATAGTGAAATAGGGCAAGGCTTTCTGCTGTATAACAAATATTTGAAGAGAATTGATATTGATTATAACATCTTTTTGAAATAAATATTTGTAAATCAATTATGAATAAAAAAAAGTTGACAGAAAAAGAGATAATTGAAATAGGTAAAAAAGTAATTAATGTTGAATCAGCAGCAGTTTCACAACTCGCCACTAGAATAAACAGTAGTTTTTATAAAGCGGTAGAAGTAATTTATAAATCTACTGGCAGAGTAGTTTTTACTGGCATGGGAAAATCTGGCCTGATAGCTAGAAAAATTGTTGCTACAATGAACTCAACAGGCACAGCAGCTATTTTTATGCATCCCACTGATGCTCTTCATGGCGACTTGGGCATGGTTAGAAAGGATGATATTGTAATTTTAATTTCCAAAAGCGGCACTACTTCTGAGCTGCTTGAGTTGATACCACTTTTTAAAAGAATTAGTGTTACAATTATTGGAATGCTGGGTGAAGAAAA
This genomic interval from Melioribacteraceae bacterium 4301-Me contains the following:
- the kdsA gene encoding 3-deoxy-8-phosphooctulonate synthase; this encodes MITIKNIKIGNGNPIVLIAGPCVVENETITMNTANEIKKITSELKIPFIFKSSYKKANRTSINSFTGLEYSEAVRILKKVKNEFDLPLLTDVHTEKEAELAAEFADVIQIPAFLSRQTDLLIAAGKTGKVINVKKGQFLAPDDMIHVITKIESTGNKNILLTERGTTFGYHDLVVDMRSLEIMKSFGFPVIMDATHSVQMPSKGEKTGGQPEFIPVLARAATAVGIDGLFLEVHPNPSNALSDAASQLPLNKLFDLLVVIINIDKLIKNAK
- a CDS encoding HAD hydrolase family protein, producing MLNKTQLDFSKIKLIILDLEGVLLQKNEPEDDVISQLQNFVRDLKQLNCKVCIITAGKNKIIKKLNSIENLIILDSALDKLTTVQKLLNSVHVNFDNVFYIGDEVFDIPLLVKCGISAAPKTASRTVKRNVNIIIDNSSTEKLLNSILSYKKSFSI